One window from the genome of Hyperolius riggenbachi isolate aHypRig1 chromosome 6, aHypRig1.pri, whole genome shotgun sequence encodes:
- the TCF20 gene encoding transcription factor 20 isoform X1 — translation MQSFREQSNYHGSQQTYPTEAHGPSRLEDYSPRPQTQMFQGSYGGRPGTSGTPTAVSSGENSSVQSYQTFRKESGDFFYLSNKDGNPAGGPTPQRRPSGPVQNYRPPQGNNSSGSTGFGTHFGREGHSSQFASQHSTAASLSQYPQDFSASFSPSGSQYPSQVPSQQMRQQLYQSHHPLSQSGNSSASTGTTHLQQMQRSAALSSSAGYPLRMGQYGQHYQPSAGSSSSYPPQRFAQSGTNYEVYSPGSTNSPYESHMSVSSYGTQGYSSYSQQLKNFEATKMPQTGSQSQQPQNPAHAMQYSNTSKLLSQGQSGQYNQSEVPVRSPMQFQQHFSPISNPSPAASVVQSPSCSSTPSPLMTSGENLQCSQGNVPLQSRTRILPIMQQLSPNAQIGDGYKSFGVEGPQDKLLTDPGLSSLSALSSQVANLPNTVQHMLLSDALTPNKKGGKRTSSKTDSCANSETSSQAEEQLKSPMTESLDGSCSSSSGDPGERVRQLSGQSTSSETGYKGPSSEKPTSPIQSWQDEPSEKTVQDVDILSEPVDPFHEVPKTSEKTVGVIVSMETIANRSEKLVDVPTIDMEPAVESEILEIAEEKNNCSNSKIKEFSATDTVSITTANVSQMETTKSHVSSGFDMTETSLNVPPNNKHSDTGSVGGQGDHKRTRNEKFPSLLQEVLQGHHQQERRYARNTQDHSLIPANSEVAKRSNVLISQVSEQSHRSIIGKSTASHLETPQWGQWDRKSSSEVKQISLDFSAGRKFEGETATSGHEPKGNTSERRSVICDISPLRHIVREPSSSHFVGSGQERTSDGRPGQSVILPSGMLALEKSNSQGGVVKEDLESTKIHKKRTGEHCTPHSTKDSVKGNASPRSVAYDPNQDCSSNISRSSNSKRGAGRVGSRGRSPAQTQDLSDKLKMSPGRCLGSTEIHHVNPTINLSERASRDALYSAFFQNADSPALTYTNSRSSSYGEPHPVFTSLHYKRQMYQQEEYKEWLGSSAHAILTASQHRQEMQRKSPRQDLFHVRSPGRNEIEGLGYNQPSSYNEPSSIDYSRQLCISEGTPTNLTNVEVKRNSQKTPGESASWHLGHQPSPLKKVSPAYTTQKTFNPNRESETHGGRSGESVELFKPSSNVQRPPGSEEASHHNPLIMRRRVRSFISPIPSKRQLPDEKGRHSVSALKDSLEKPPFVNVVSPKETDAEFFVVAEESSKWNLERRSPSAVCLSSPTKTKILPPRKGRGLKLEAIVQKITSPNVRRATAPCISESGVEPVTLDDILSHKGIDESNGSMHELTERTATVLTSFSNSDELKMKSIAPKSLDRWTVHDDKQIKEEMEEPSFENKDGPQVGCTIQPASNHFFEAKGPSPPFDLKCPLPQVQAHEMPDNDKLTVALCPVTPKQDIIIPPKGYFPSGKKKGRPVGSVNKQKKQHLQQQTQQQLQEPQAQPPIAAGLTSPIPPPPPPPPPPPPPPPPPPPPPPPPSEIQPLSEQRFESEPKPKRRRRERRKPTGTTRRRRGRQTAPVVTPLEPEIKLKYATQTIDKTETKANFFFPYIHVENKEELGLSCVIINAEEEEKRWKKLTSVHKGQKSTSPQPTESKALPVSSFMVQGPAVTESTSIGHLVCCFCGKWANYKNLGDLFGPFYTQEYASTLSKNPPPKKSAETPKKVKVRHKDCSDGSKSDTDEEEEPQQAREQRSLSAHPRYKRRNRSGDCVSSRRAVPSRRKTTDSCELNSLNSSGQSTADGVSDQGFQIPQLPLDSNEFWMHEGCVLWANGVYFVCGRLYGLQEALDTAREMNCAHCQEPGATLGCYNKGCACCYHFPCAMDSECLLSEENFSVRCPKHKPKTQKGVSAEQPEQQS, via the coding sequence ATGCAGTCTTTCCGAGAGCAAAGCAATTACCATGGTAGTCAACAAACCTATCCTACAGAAGCTCATGGACCTTCTAGATTAGAAGATTACAGCCCAAGACCGCAGACTCAGATGTTTCAAGGCAGCTATGGAGGGCGCCCGGGAACTTCTGGCACGCCTACTGCTGTATCCTCTGGAGAGAATTCAAGTGTTCAGAGTTACCAGACCTTTCGTAAAGAATCTGGAGATTTCTTTTATTTAAGCAACAAAGATGGAAATCCGGCAGGAGGCCCGACACCTCAACGTCGACCATCTGGACCTGTGCAAAACTATAGACCGCCTCAAGGGAATAATAGCAGTGGAAGCACAGGCTTTGGGACACACTTTGGCAGAGAAGGACATTCTAGCCAATTTGCAAGTCAACATTCTACAGCTGCCAGCTTGTCCCAGTACCCTCAGGATTTTTCAGCATCATTTTCTCCTAGTGGAAGCCAATATCCATCTCAAGTTCCAAGCCAGCAAATGAGACAGCAGCTTTATCAGTCGCATCACCCCCTTTCTCAATCTGGCAATTCATCTGCATCTACAGGCACCACACACCTACAGCAAATGCAGCGCTCTGCAGCTCTCAGTTCTTCTGCTGGATATCCACTAAGAATGGGTCAGTATGGACAACATTATCAACCTTCAGCAGGGTCTTCTAGTTCCTATCCTCCTCAAAGATTTGCACAGTCTGGAACAAATTATGAGGTCTATAGTCCAGGTAGTACTAACTCTCCATATGAGAGTCATATGTCAGTATCATCTTATGGAACACAAGGATACAGCAGTTACAGCCAGCAGTTAAAAAACTTTGAAGCTACAAAAATGCCACAGACGGGAAGTCAGAGTCAGCAGCCACAGAATCCTGCTCATGCAATGCAGTATTCAAACACCTCTAAATTACTATCCCAAGGTCAATCTGGACAGTACAATCAATCTGAAGTTCCTGTACGATCACCAATGCAGTTTCAGCAGCATTTTAGCCCAATCTCAAATCCCTCTCCAGCTGCTTCAGTTGTGCAGTCCCCAAGCTGCAGTTCAACCCCTTCCCCTTTAATGACTAGTGGAGAAAATCTTCAGTGCAGTCAAGGAAATGTGCCTCTCCAATCCAGAACCCGCATTTTACCAATTATGCAACAGCTGAGCCCAAACGCACAGATTGGTGACGGCTACAAGAGTTTCGGCGTGGAAGGTCCCCAAGACAAACTTTTAACAGACCCAGGCCTGAGTAGTCTTAGTGCACTTAGTAGCCAAGTAGCTAACTTGCCTAACACAGTGCAGCACATGCTACTTTCTGATGCTCTGACACCTAACAAGAAAGGAGGTAAGCGGACTTCAAGCAAGACTGACAGTTGTGCAAACTCAGAGACTTCATCTCAGGCAGAAGAGCAACTAAAGTCTCCAATGACAGAGTCTTTGGATGGCAGCTGCTCGAGTAGTTCGGGAGATCCTGGAGAAAGAGTAAGGCAACTTAGTGGCCAAAGTACCAGCTCAGAAACCGGTTATAAAGGACCTTCATCAGAAAAACCAACTTCACCTATACAGAGCTGGCAGGATGAACCTTCAGAAAAAACAGTGCAAGATGTTGACATTCTTTCTGAACCTGTTGATCCCTTCCATGAAGTTCCCAAGACAAGTGAAAAGACAGTTGGAGTAATAGTTTCAATGGAAACTATTGCAAACAGGTCTGAGAAGTTAGTTGACGTTccaacaattgatatggagccaGCTGTGGAGTCTGAGATTCTAGAAatagctgaggaaaaaaataattgttctaACAGTAAAATTAAAGAATTCAGTGCTACTGATACAGTGTCTATTACAACAGCCAATGTGTCACAAATGGAAACTACCAAATCTCATGTTAGTTCTGGGTTTGACATGACAGAAACATCTCTTAATGTACCCCCAAACAATAAACATTCAGATACTGGAAGTGTTGGAGGACAAGGTGATCACAAACGGACAAGAAATGAGAAATTTCCCAGCCTTTTACAGGAAGTTTTGCAAGGACATCATCAACAAGAAAGAAGATATGCAAGAAACACACAAGATCATTCATTGATACCTGCAAATTCTGAAGTAGCAAAGAGGTCCAACGTTCTCATAAGCCAAGTCAGTGAACAGTCTCATCGCAGCATTATTGGGAAATCTACAGCTTCACACTTGGAGACACCTCAATGGGGTCAGTGGGATAGGAAATCTTCTTCAGAAGTTAAACAGATTAGTCTCGATTTTTCTGCAGGCAGAAAGTTTGAGGGAGAAACGGCAACCTCCGGCCATGAACCTAAAGGCAACACTTCTGAAAGGAGGTCTGTCATTTGTGATATCTCTCCGCTAAGGCATATtgtacgggagcccagtagttcgCATTTTGTGGGCTCTGGGCAAGAAAGAACATCAGATGGCAGACCTGGGCAGTCCGTTATCTTACCAAGTGGAATGTTAGCCTTAGAAAAATCCAACAGTCAAGGTGGAGTAGTCAAAGAAGACCTAGAGTccacaaaaatacacaaaaaacgAACCGGGGAGCATTGTACACCACACAGCACCAAAGATTCTGTTAAGGGCAATGCTAGTCCAAGATCTGTGGCTTATGACCCAAACCAAGACTGTAGTTCAAATATTAGCCGTTCATCAAATTCTAAGAGAGGAGCTGGTAGAGTGGGTTCTCGAGGCAGATCACCTGCACAAACTCAGGATCTAAGTGACAAGCTGAAGATGTCTCCTGGTAGATGTCTTGGTTCAACAGAGATTCATCACGTTAATCCAACAATCAATCTTTCAGAGCGAGCAAGTAGAGACGCTTTATACTCTGCATTTTTTCAGAATGCAGATAGCCCTGCTTTAACTTATACAAACTCCAGATCAAGTTCTTATGGGGAACCTCACCCAGTATTCACTTCTCTTCATTACAAAAGACAGATGTACCAACAAGAGGAATATAAAGAGTGGTTGGGAAGCTCTGCTCATGCTATACTTACAGCTTCTCAGCATCGCCAGGAAATGCAGAGAAAAAGTCCTAGGCAGGATCTATTTCATGTTCGCAGTCCAGGTCGAAATGAAATTGAGGGGTTAGGATATAATCAGCCAAGTTCATATAATGAACCAAGCAGCATAGATTATAGCCGTCAGCTGTGTATAAGTGAAGGCACTCCAACCAATTTGACAAATGTGGAAGTAAAACGAAATAGTCAAAAGACTCCTGGAGAAAGTGCAAGTTGGCATTTAGGACACCAACCTTCTCCATTAAAAAAGGTATCTCCGGCATATACAACTCAAAAAACGTTCAACCCAAACAGAGAATCTGAAACGCATGGTGGCAGATCTGGAGAATCAGTGGAACTTTTTAAACCAAGCAGCAATGTTCAAAGACCTCCAGGTTCAGAGGAAGCATCTCATCATAACCCACTAATTATGAGAAGAAGAGTACGTTCATTCATTTCTCCCATTCCTAGCAAGAGACAGTTGCCTGATGAAAAAGGGCGACATTctgtttctgctctaaaagatagtctTGAGAAACCACCATTTGTAAATGTTGTATCGCCTAAGGAAACTGATGCTGAATTTTTTGTTGTAGCTGAAGAGTCATCCAAATGGAATTTAGAGCGCAGAAGTCCTTCAGCAGTTTGTCTTTCAAgtccaacaaaaacaaaaatcttgCCACCCCGCAAGGGAAGGGGCCTAAAACTGGAGGCAATAGTGCAGAAAATTACATCTCCTAATGTTCGTCGCGCAACAGCCCCATGCATTTCAGAAAGTGGTGTTGAACCTGTAACACTAGATGATATCCTATCCCATAAGGGCATAGATGAGAGTAATGGATCTATGCATGAGCTAACAGAAAGAACAGCTACAGTTCTGACTAGTTTCTCTAACAGCGATGAATTGAAAATGAAAAGCATAGCCCCAAAGTCCCTAGATAGATGGACAGTCCATGATGACAaacagattaaagaggaaatggagGAACCATCATTTGAAAATAAAGATGGGCCACAGGTTGGCTGTACCATACAGCCAGCTTCAAATCACTTTTTCGAAGCAAAAGGACCTTCTCCACCTTTTGATTTGAAATGCCCTCTTCCACAGGTTCAGGCTCATGAAATGCCAGATAATGATAAACTCACTGTTGCACTTTGTCCTGTTACCCCTAAACAAGATATAATAATacctccaaaaggttactttcctTCTGGAAAAAAGAAAGGTCGTCCAGTTGGTAGTGTCAACAAGCAGAAAAAGCAACACCTTCAGCAGCAAACACAGCAACAACTACAGGAACCGCAGGCTCAGCCTCCTATTGCAGCAGGATTAACATCtcccattcctcctcctcctcctcctcctcctcctcctcctcctcctcctcctcctcctcctcctcctccaccaccaccttcAGAAATTCAACCACTGTCTGAGCAGAGATTCGAATCGGAGCCTAAACCGAAAAGGAGACGCAGGGAGAGAAGGAAACCAACAGGGACAAcaaggaggagaagaggaagacAGACTGCTCCAGTTGTAACCCCCTTAGAGCCTGAGATCAAATTAAAATATGCTACCCAGACCATTGACAAAACTGAGACCAAAGCAAACTTTTTCTTTCCTTATATCCATGTGGAAAACAAGGAAGAATTGGGGCTCTCATGTGTTATTATCAAtgctgaagaagaagaaaaaagatggaaaaAACTAACATCTGTACACAAGGGTCAGAAGTCCACATCTCCACAACCTACCGAAAGCAAAGCTCTTCCAGTTTCAAGCTTCATGGTACAAGGGCCAGCTGTCACAGAATCTACATCAATAGGACACCTTGTCTGTTGTTTCTGTGGCAAATGGGCTAATTATAAAAATCTTGGAGATTTGTTTGGTCCATTTTATACCCAGGAGTATGCATCTACATTATCAAAGAACCCACCACCCAAAAAATCTGCTGAAACTCCTAAAAAAGTAAAAGTAAGACATAAAGATTGCTCAGATGGCTCAAAAAGTGATACTGATGAAGAGGAGGAACCTCAGCAAGCTAGGGAACAGCGCAGTTTATCGGCTCACCCTCGTTATAAACGGAGAAATCGTTCAGGAGACTGTGTCTCATCTAGACGTGCTGTACCCTCACGTAGAAAGACCACTGACTCTTGTGAGCTGAATTCATTAAACTCTAGTGGGCAATCCACTGCTGATGGAGTTTCTGATCAAGGGTTTCAGATTCCCCAACTACCTCTTGACAGCAATGAATTCTGGATGCACGAAGGCTGTGTGCTTTGGGCCAATGGAGTCTACTTTGTCTGTGGCCGATTGTATGGTTTGCAGGAGGCTCTTGACACTGCCAGAGAAATG
- the TCF20 gene encoding transcription factor 20 isoform X2: protein MQSFREQSNYHGSQQTYPTEAHGPSRLEDYSPRPQTQMFQGSYGGRPGTSGTPTAVSSGENSSVQSYQTFRKESGDFFYLSNKDGNPAGGPTPQRRPSGPVQNYRPPQGNNSSGSTGFGTHFGREGHSSQFASQHSTAASLSQYPQDFSASFSPSGSQYPSQVPSQQMRQQLYQSHHPLSQSGNSSASTGTTHLQQMQRSAALSSSAGYPLRMGQYGQHYQPSAGSSSSYPPQRFAQSGTNYEVYSPGSTNSPYESHMSVSSYGTQGYSSYSQQLKNFEATKMPQTGSQSQQPQNPAHAMQYSNTSKLLSQGQSGQYNQSEVPVRSPMQFQQHFSPISNPSPAASVVQSPSCSSTPSPLMTSGENLQCSQGNVPLQSRTRILPIMQQLSPNAQIGDGYKSFGVEGPQDKLLTDPGLSSLSALSSQVANLPNTVQHMLLSDALTPNKKGGKRTSSKTDSCANSETSSQAEEQLKSPMTESLDGSCSSSSGDPGERVRQLSGQSTSSETGYKGPSSEKPTSPIQSWQDEPSEKTVQDVDILSEPVDPFHEVPKTSEKTVGVIVSMETIANRSEKLVDVPTIDMEPAVESEILEIAEEKNNCSNSKIKEFSATDTVSITTANVSQMETTKSHVSSGFDMTETSLNVPPNNKHSDTGSVGGQGDHKRTRNEKFPSLLQEVLQGHHQQERRYARNTQDHSLIPANSEVAKRSNVLISQVSEQSHRSIIGKSTASHLETPQWGQWDRKSSSEVKQISLDFSAGRKFEGETATSGHEPKGNTSERRSVICDISPLRHIVREPSSSHFVGSGQERTSDGRPGQSVILPSGMLALEKSNSQGGVVKEDLESTKIHKKRTGEHCTPHSTKDSVKGNASPRSVAYDPNQDCSSNISRSSNSKRGAGRVGSRGRSPAQTQDLSDKLKMSPGRCLGSTEIHHVNPTINLSERASRDALYSAFFQNADSPALTYTNSRSSSYGEPHPVFTSLHYKRQMYQQEEYKEWLGSSAHAILTASQHRQEMQRKSPRQDLFHVRSPGRNEIEGLGYNQPSSYNEPSSIDYSRQLCISEGTPTNLTNVEVKRNSQKTPGESASWHLGHQPSPLKKVSPAYTTQKTFNPNRESETHGGRSGESVELFKPSSNVQRPPGSEEASHHNPLIMRRRVRSFISPIPSKRQLPDEKGRHSVSALKDSLEKPPFVNVVSPKETDAEFFVVAEESSKWNLERRSPSAVCLSSPTKTKILPPRKGRGLKLEAIVQKITSPNVRRATAPCISESGVEPVTLDDILSHKGIDESNGSMHELTERTATVLTSFSNSDELKMKSIAPKSLDRWTVHDDKQIKEEMEEPSFENKDGPQVGCTIQPASNHFFEAKGPSPPFDLKCPLPQVQAHEMPDNDKLTVALCPVTPKQDIIIPPKGYFPSGKKKGRPVGSVNKQKKQHLQQQTQQQLQEPQAQPPIAAGLTSPIPPPPPPPPPPPPPPPPPPPPPPPPSEIQPLSEQRFESEPKPKRRRRERRKPTGTTRRRRGRQTAPVVTPLEPEIKLKYATQTIDKTETKANFFFPYIHVENKEELGLSCVIINAEEEEKRWKKLTSVHKGQKSTSPQPTESKALPVSSFMVQGPAVTESTSIGHLVCCFCGKWANYKNLGDLFGPFYTQEYASTLSKNPPPKKSAETPKKVKVRHKDCSDGSKSDTDEEEEPQQAREQRSLSAHPRYKRRNRSGDCVSSRRAVPSRRKTTDSCELNSLNSSGQSTADGVSDQGFQIPQLPLDSNEFWMHEGCVLWANGVYFVCGRLYGLQEALDTAREMNCAHCQEPGATLGCYNKGCACCYHFPCAMDSECLLSEENFSVRCPKHKVKLPG from the coding sequence ATGCAGTCTTTCCGAGAGCAAAGCAATTACCATGGTAGTCAACAAACCTATCCTACAGAAGCTCATGGACCTTCTAGATTAGAAGATTACAGCCCAAGACCGCAGACTCAGATGTTTCAAGGCAGCTATGGAGGGCGCCCGGGAACTTCTGGCACGCCTACTGCTGTATCCTCTGGAGAGAATTCAAGTGTTCAGAGTTACCAGACCTTTCGTAAAGAATCTGGAGATTTCTTTTATTTAAGCAACAAAGATGGAAATCCGGCAGGAGGCCCGACACCTCAACGTCGACCATCTGGACCTGTGCAAAACTATAGACCGCCTCAAGGGAATAATAGCAGTGGAAGCACAGGCTTTGGGACACACTTTGGCAGAGAAGGACATTCTAGCCAATTTGCAAGTCAACATTCTACAGCTGCCAGCTTGTCCCAGTACCCTCAGGATTTTTCAGCATCATTTTCTCCTAGTGGAAGCCAATATCCATCTCAAGTTCCAAGCCAGCAAATGAGACAGCAGCTTTATCAGTCGCATCACCCCCTTTCTCAATCTGGCAATTCATCTGCATCTACAGGCACCACACACCTACAGCAAATGCAGCGCTCTGCAGCTCTCAGTTCTTCTGCTGGATATCCACTAAGAATGGGTCAGTATGGACAACATTATCAACCTTCAGCAGGGTCTTCTAGTTCCTATCCTCCTCAAAGATTTGCACAGTCTGGAACAAATTATGAGGTCTATAGTCCAGGTAGTACTAACTCTCCATATGAGAGTCATATGTCAGTATCATCTTATGGAACACAAGGATACAGCAGTTACAGCCAGCAGTTAAAAAACTTTGAAGCTACAAAAATGCCACAGACGGGAAGTCAGAGTCAGCAGCCACAGAATCCTGCTCATGCAATGCAGTATTCAAACACCTCTAAATTACTATCCCAAGGTCAATCTGGACAGTACAATCAATCTGAAGTTCCTGTACGATCACCAATGCAGTTTCAGCAGCATTTTAGCCCAATCTCAAATCCCTCTCCAGCTGCTTCAGTTGTGCAGTCCCCAAGCTGCAGTTCAACCCCTTCCCCTTTAATGACTAGTGGAGAAAATCTTCAGTGCAGTCAAGGAAATGTGCCTCTCCAATCCAGAACCCGCATTTTACCAATTATGCAACAGCTGAGCCCAAACGCACAGATTGGTGACGGCTACAAGAGTTTCGGCGTGGAAGGTCCCCAAGACAAACTTTTAACAGACCCAGGCCTGAGTAGTCTTAGTGCACTTAGTAGCCAAGTAGCTAACTTGCCTAACACAGTGCAGCACATGCTACTTTCTGATGCTCTGACACCTAACAAGAAAGGAGGTAAGCGGACTTCAAGCAAGACTGACAGTTGTGCAAACTCAGAGACTTCATCTCAGGCAGAAGAGCAACTAAAGTCTCCAATGACAGAGTCTTTGGATGGCAGCTGCTCGAGTAGTTCGGGAGATCCTGGAGAAAGAGTAAGGCAACTTAGTGGCCAAAGTACCAGCTCAGAAACCGGTTATAAAGGACCTTCATCAGAAAAACCAACTTCACCTATACAGAGCTGGCAGGATGAACCTTCAGAAAAAACAGTGCAAGATGTTGACATTCTTTCTGAACCTGTTGATCCCTTCCATGAAGTTCCCAAGACAAGTGAAAAGACAGTTGGAGTAATAGTTTCAATGGAAACTATTGCAAACAGGTCTGAGAAGTTAGTTGACGTTccaacaattgatatggagccaGCTGTGGAGTCTGAGATTCTAGAAatagctgaggaaaaaaataattgttctaACAGTAAAATTAAAGAATTCAGTGCTACTGATACAGTGTCTATTACAACAGCCAATGTGTCACAAATGGAAACTACCAAATCTCATGTTAGTTCTGGGTTTGACATGACAGAAACATCTCTTAATGTACCCCCAAACAATAAACATTCAGATACTGGAAGTGTTGGAGGACAAGGTGATCACAAACGGACAAGAAATGAGAAATTTCCCAGCCTTTTACAGGAAGTTTTGCAAGGACATCATCAACAAGAAAGAAGATATGCAAGAAACACACAAGATCATTCATTGATACCTGCAAATTCTGAAGTAGCAAAGAGGTCCAACGTTCTCATAAGCCAAGTCAGTGAACAGTCTCATCGCAGCATTATTGGGAAATCTACAGCTTCACACTTGGAGACACCTCAATGGGGTCAGTGGGATAGGAAATCTTCTTCAGAAGTTAAACAGATTAGTCTCGATTTTTCTGCAGGCAGAAAGTTTGAGGGAGAAACGGCAACCTCCGGCCATGAACCTAAAGGCAACACTTCTGAAAGGAGGTCTGTCATTTGTGATATCTCTCCGCTAAGGCATATtgtacgggagcccagtagttcgCATTTTGTGGGCTCTGGGCAAGAAAGAACATCAGATGGCAGACCTGGGCAGTCCGTTATCTTACCAAGTGGAATGTTAGCCTTAGAAAAATCCAACAGTCAAGGTGGAGTAGTCAAAGAAGACCTAGAGTccacaaaaatacacaaaaaacgAACCGGGGAGCATTGTACACCACACAGCACCAAAGATTCTGTTAAGGGCAATGCTAGTCCAAGATCTGTGGCTTATGACCCAAACCAAGACTGTAGTTCAAATATTAGCCGTTCATCAAATTCTAAGAGAGGAGCTGGTAGAGTGGGTTCTCGAGGCAGATCACCTGCACAAACTCAGGATCTAAGTGACAAGCTGAAGATGTCTCCTGGTAGATGTCTTGGTTCAACAGAGATTCATCACGTTAATCCAACAATCAATCTTTCAGAGCGAGCAAGTAGAGACGCTTTATACTCTGCATTTTTTCAGAATGCAGATAGCCCTGCTTTAACTTATACAAACTCCAGATCAAGTTCTTATGGGGAACCTCACCCAGTATTCACTTCTCTTCATTACAAAAGACAGATGTACCAACAAGAGGAATATAAAGAGTGGTTGGGAAGCTCTGCTCATGCTATACTTACAGCTTCTCAGCATCGCCAGGAAATGCAGAGAAAAAGTCCTAGGCAGGATCTATTTCATGTTCGCAGTCCAGGTCGAAATGAAATTGAGGGGTTAGGATATAATCAGCCAAGTTCATATAATGAACCAAGCAGCATAGATTATAGCCGTCAGCTGTGTATAAGTGAAGGCACTCCAACCAATTTGACAAATGTGGAAGTAAAACGAAATAGTCAAAAGACTCCTGGAGAAAGTGCAAGTTGGCATTTAGGACACCAACCTTCTCCATTAAAAAAGGTATCTCCGGCATATACAACTCAAAAAACGTTCAACCCAAACAGAGAATCTGAAACGCATGGTGGCAGATCTGGAGAATCAGTGGAACTTTTTAAACCAAGCAGCAATGTTCAAAGACCTCCAGGTTCAGAGGAAGCATCTCATCATAACCCACTAATTATGAGAAGAAGAGTACGTTCATTCATTTCTCCCATTCCTAGCAAGAGACAGTTGCCTGATGAAAAAGGGCGACATTctgtttctgctctaaaagatagtctTGAGAAACCACCATTTGTAAATGTTGTATCGCCTAAGGAAACTGATGCTGAATTTTTTGTTGTAGCTGAAGAGTCATCCAAATGGAATTTAGAGCGCAGAAGTCCTTCAGCAGTTTGTCTTTCAAgtccaacaaaaacaaaaatcttgCCACCCCGCAAGGGAAGGGGCCTAAAACTGGAGGCAATAGTGCAGAAAATTACATCTCCTAATGTTCGTCGCGCAACAGCCCCATGCATTTCAGAAAGTGGTGTTGAACCTGTAACACTAGATGATATCCTATCCCATAAGGGCATAGATGAGAGTAATGGATCTATGCATGAGCTAACAGAAAGAACAGCTACAGTTCTGACTAGTTTCTCTAACAGCGATGAATTGAAAATGAAAAGCATAGCCCCAAAGTCCCTAGATAGATGGACAGTCCATGATGACAaacagattaaagaggaaatggagGAACCATCATTTGAAAATAAAGATGGGCCACAGGTTGGCTGTACCATACAGCCAGCTTCAAATCACTTTTTCGAAGCAAAAGGACCTTCTCCACCTTTTGATTTGAAATGCCCTCTTCCACAGGTTCAGGCTCATGAAATGCCAGATAATGATAAACTCACTGTTGCACTTTGTCCTGTTACCCCTAAACAAGATATAATAATacctccaaaaggttactttcctTCTGGAAAAAAGAAAGGTCGTCCAGTTGGTAGTGTCAACAAGCAGAAAAAGCAACACCTTCAGCAGCAAACACAGCAACAACTACAGGAACCGCAGGCTCAGCCTCCTATTGCAGCAGGATTAACATCtcccattcctcctcctcctcctcctcctcctcctcctcctcctcctcctcctcctcctcctcctcctccaccaccaccttcAGAAATTCAACCACTGTCTGAGCAGAGATTCGAATCGGAGCCTAAACCGAAAAGGAGACGCAGGGAGAGAAGGAAACCAACAGGGACAAcaaggaggagaagaggaagacAGACTGCTCCAGTTGTAACCCCCTTAGAGCCTGAGATCAAATTAAAATATGCTACCCAGACCATTGACAAAACTGAGACCAAAGCAAACTTTTTCTTTCCTTATATCCATGTGGAAAACAAGGAAGAATTGGGGCTCTCATGTGTTATTATCAAtgctgaagaagaagaaaaaagatggaaaaAACTAACATCTGTACACAAGGGTCAGAAGTCCACATCTCCACAACCTACCGAAAGCAAAGCTCTTCCAGTTTCAAGCTTCATGGTACAAGGGCCAGCTGTCACAGAATCTACATCAATAGGACACCTTGTCTGTTGTTTCTGTGGCAAATGGGCTAATTATAAAAATCTTGGAGATTTGTTTGGTCCATTTTATACCCAGGAGTATGCATCTACATTATCAAAGAACCCACCACCCAAAAAATCTGCTGAAACTCCTAAAAAAGTAAAAGTAAGACATAAAGATTGCTCAGATGGCTCAAAAAGTGATACTGATGAAGAGGAGGAACCTCAGCAAGCTAGGGAACAGCGCAGTTTATCGGCTCACCCTCGTTATAAACGGAGAAATCGTTCAGGAGACTGTGTCTCATCTAGACGTGCTGTACCCTCACGTAGAAAGACCACTGACTCTTGTGAGCTGAATTCATTAAACTCTAGTGGGCAATCCACTGCTGATGGAGTTTCTGATCAAGGGTTTCAGATTCCCCAACTACCTCTTGACAGCAATGAATTCTGGATGCACGAAGGCTGTGTGCTTTGGGCCAATGGAGTCTACTTTGTCTGTGGCCGATTGTATGGTTTGCAGGAGGCTCTTGACACTGCCAGAGAAATG